A single genomic interval of Rhodopseudomonas palustris harbors:
- a CDS encoding alpha-E domain-containing protein has protein sequence MLSRTAENLFWLSRYVERAEYLARTIEATLRVTALPNTYSGQGNEWDSALLTAGVSASFYAQYDEANEPNVVEFLSMSTSNPSSIRNCIEAARLNARSVRTALTGAMWDTINSAWIELQENWSKGAKTREQLTQFLRFVQETSLRFDGSAYRTMLRNDAYWFSRLGVHLERADNTARILDVKYHLLLPEEEHVGGPLDYYQWSSILRSVSALTAYHWVYRETLKPWLIADLLILNDSLPRSLASCYGNLVRNLDQIGVDYGRQGPAQRHARAIRNRLEHSNMDDIFQRGVHEFVQEFIADNSRLGEIVAKQYLI, from the coding sequence ATGCTGTCCCGTACCGCTGAAAACCTGTTCTGGCTGTCCCGTTATGTCGAGCGCGCCGAATATCTGGCGCGGACCATCGAGGCGACGCTGCGCGTCACCGCCCTGCCGAACACCTATTCGGGCCAGGGCAATGAATGGGATTCGGCGCTGCTCACCGCCGGCGTCAGCGCCAGCTTCTATGCGCAGTATGACGAGGCCAACGAGCCCAACGTCGTCGAATTCCTGTCGATGTCGACCTCGAATCCGTCGTCGATCCGCAACTGCATCGAGGCGGCGCGATTGAACGCACGCTCAGTGCGCACCGCGCTGACGGGCGCGATGTGGGACACCATCAACTCGGCCTGGATCGAACTGCAGGAAAACTGGAGCAAGGGCGCCAAGACCCGCGAGCAGCTAACGCAGTTCCTGCGCTTCGTGCAGGAGACGTCGCTGCGGTTCGACGGCTCGGCCTATCGCACCATGCTGCGAAACGACGCCTATTGGTTCTCGCGGCTCGGCGTGCATCTGGAGCGCGCCGACAACACCGCGCGGATTCTCGACGTCAAATATCACCTGCTGCTGCCCGAAGAGGAGCACGTCGGCGGCCCGCTCGACTACTATCAGTGGTCGTCGATCCTGCGCTCGGTGTCGGCCCTGACCGCCTATCACTGGGTGTATCGCGAGACGCTGAAGCCATGGCTGATCGCCGACCTGCTGATCCTCAACGACAGCCTGCCGCGGTCGCTGGCCTCGTGCTACGGCAATCTGGTGCGCAACCTCGACCAGATCGGCGTCGACTATGGCCGCCAGGGCCCGGCCCAACGCCACGCCCGCGCCATCCGCAACCGGCTGGAACACTCCAACATGGACGACATCTTCCAGCGCGGCGTTCACGAATTCGTTCAGGAATTCATCGCCGACAACAGTCGGCTCGGCGAAATCGTCGCCAAGCAGTATCTTATCTGA
- a CDS encoding circularly permuted type 2 ATP-grasp protein, which translates to MAVAFDEMNGPGGDVRAAYQELSRWLGETPPEALTHRRQEAELLFRRIGITFAVYGDAEAQERLIPFDVIPRILSAQEWARMELGLKQRVRALNMFLRDIYHGRDILRAGVIPDDLIFQNPVFRPEMNGQAVPHDVYVHIAGIDIVRVDDEHFYVLEDNARTPSGVSYMLENREIMMRLFPDLFARHRIAPVERYPDELLTALRSVAPTHSSSEPTVALMTPGVFNSAYYEHSFLADKLGIELVEGRDLVVKNDEVFMRTTEGLKRVDVIYRRVDDDFIDPLTFRPDSVLGVPGLMSAYRAGNVTLANAVGTGIADDKAVYSYMPDIVKFYLDEEPILKNVPTWRCREPSDLAYVLDHLSELVVKEVHGSGGYGMLIGPTATKATIEAFREKLKREPEGFIAQPTLALSTCPTCTEAGLAPRHVDLRPFVLTGRDRITVVPGGLTRVALQEGSLVVNSSQGGGTKDTWVLDE; encoded by the coding sequence ATGGCAGTTGCGTTTGATGAAATGAACGGCCCCGGCGGCGATGTTCGCGCGGCCTATCAGGAATTGTCCCGCTGGCTCGGCGAAACGCCGCCCGAAGCCCTCACCCATCGACGCCAGGAAGCCGAGCTGCTGTTTCGCCGCATCGGCATCACCTTCGCGGTGTACGGCGACGCCGAGGCGCAAGAGCGGCTGATCCCGTTCGACGTCATCCCGCGCATTCTGTCGGCACAGGAATGGGCGCGGATGGAACTCGGGCTGAAGCAGCGCGTCCGCGCGCTCAACATGTTCCTGCGCGACATCTATCACGGCCGCGACATCCTGCGCGCCGGCGTCATCCCCGACGACCTGATCTTCCAGAACCCGGTGTTCCGCCCGGAGATGAACGGCCAGGCGGTGCCGCACGACGTCTACGTCCATATCGCCGGGATCGATATCGTCCGGGTCGACGACGAGCATTTTTACGTGCTGGAGGACAATGCGCGGACGCCGTCGGGCGTCTCGTATATGCTGGAAAACCGCGAGATCATGATGCGGCTGTTTCCGGATCTGTTCGCGCGGCACCGCATTGCGCCGGTCGAACGCTATCCGGATGAGCTTTTGACCGCACTGCGCTCGGTGGCTCCCACACATTCGTCGTCGGAACCGACCGTGGCGCTGATGACGCCGGGCGTCTTCAACTCGGCCTATTACGAGCACTCGTTCCTCGCCGACAAGCTCGGCATCGAACTGGTCGAAGGCCGCGACCTCGTCGTCAAGAACGACGAGGTGTTCATGCGCACCACCGAGGGGCTGAAGCGGGTCGACGTGATCTATCGCCGGGTCGACGACGACTTCATCGATCCTCTCACCTTCCGCCCGGATTCGGTGCTCGGCGTGCCCGGGCTGATGTCGGCCTATCGGGCCGGCAACGTCACGCTGGCCAACGCGGTCGGCACCGGCATCGCCGACGACAAGGCGGTGTACAGCTACATGCCGGACATCGTGAAGTTCTATCTGGACGAAGAACCGATCCTGAAGAACGTCCCGACCTGGCGCTGCCGCGAGCCGAGCGACCTAGCCTATGTGCTCGACCATCTGTCCGAGCTGGTGGTCAAGGAAGTGCACGGTTCCGGCGGCTACGGCATGCTGATCGGCCCCACCGCCACCAAGGCGACGATCGAAGCGTTCCGCGAGAAGCTGAAGCGCGAGCCGGAGGGCTTCATCGCCCAACCGACGCTGGCACTCTCCACCTGCCCGACCTGCACTGAAGCCGGTCTCGCCCCGCGCCACGTCGACCTGCGCCCGTTCGTGCTCACCGGCCGCGACCGCATCACCGTGGTGCCCGGCGGCCTAACCCGAGTCGCGCTGCAGGAAGGCTCGCTGGTGGTGAATTCCAGCCAGGGCGGCGGCACCAAGGATACCTGGGTGCTGGATGAGTAA
- a CDS encoding competence/damage-inducible protein A, with the protein MSEIVTAGILVIGDEILSGRTKDKNIGFIAEYLTNIAIDLREVRVVADDEAAIVEALDALRSRYTYVFTTGGIGPTHDDITADCVAKAFGVGIDYHPEVVARFRERFSEAELNEARLRMARIPEGAELIQSATIIAPGFKIGNVIVMAGVPSIMQAMMDIVAPRLKSGVRMLSETVKANAREGDIGGPLREIAAAHPDTMIGSYPFLDEERKPNTNLVVRSRDPEKLQQAMTAVKQMLAGLQAVK; encoded by the coding sequence ATGAGCGAGATCGTCACGGCGGGTATCCTGGTGATCGGCGACGAGATTCTGTCGGGCCGGACCAAGGACAAGAACATCGGCTTCATCGCCGAGTACCTGACCAACATCGCGATCGATTTGCGCGAGGTGCGCGTGGTGGCCGACGATGAGGCCGCGATCGTCGAGGCGCTGGACGCGTTGCGCAGCCGCTACACCTACGTCTTCACCACCGGCGGCATCGGGCCGACCCATGACGACATCACCGCCGACTGCGTCGCCAAGGCGTTCGGCGTCGGGATCGACTATCACCCCGAGGTGGTGGCGCGGTTCCGCGAACGGTTCTCCGAAGCCGAGCTCAATGAGGCGCGGCTACGGATGGCGCGGATTCCGGAGGGCGCCGAGCTGATCCAGAGCGCGACCATCATCGCGCCCGGTTTCAAGATCGGCAATGTCATCGTGATGGCCGGCGTGCCGTCGATCATGCAGGCGATGATGGACATCGTCGCGCCGCGGCTGAAGTCCGGCGTCCGGATGTTGTCGGAGACGGTGAAGGCGAATGCGCGCGAGGGCGACATCGGCGGCCCGTTGCGCGAGATCGCCGCTGCGCATCCGGATACGATGATCGGGAGCTATCCGTTCCTCGACGAGGAGCGCAAACCGAACACCAATCTGGTGGTGCGCTCGCGCGATCCGGAAAAGCTGCAGCAGGCGATGACCGCCGTGAAGCAGATGCTGGCGGGCCTGCAGGCCGTGAAGTGA
- the gpt gene encoding xanthine phosphoribosyltransferase — MTQSEPTEQKRAGRPFPVSWDQFHRDCRALSWRLNELGPFHAVIAITRGGLVPAAIVARELGLRVIDTVCIASYEHDKQGELQVLKGVSDQTATLGGGTGKGLLIIDDLVDTGKTGRMVRSMLPDAHFAAVYAKPKGRPLVDTFITEVSQDTWIFFPWDTGLSFQPPLKDGAG; from the coding sequence ATGACGCAAAGCGAACCGACCGAGCAGAAACGGGCAGGGCGTCCGTTTCCGGTGTCATGGGATCAGTTTCACCGCGATTGCCGGGCGCTGAGCTGGCGGCTCAACGAACTCGGACCGTTCCACGCGGTGATCGCCATCACCCGCGGTGGATTGGTGCCGGCCGCGATCGTCGCGCGCGAACTCGGCCTGCGCGTGATCGATACAGTGTGCATCGCCAGCTACGAGCACGACAAGCAGGGCGAGCTGCAGGTGCTCAAGGGCGTCTCCGACCAGACCGCCACACTCGGCGGCGGCACCGGCAAGGGCCTGCTGATCATCGACGACCTGGTCGACACCGGCAAGACCGGCCGGATGGTGCGGTCGATGCTGCCCGACGCGCATTTTGCCGCGGTGTACGCCAAGCCGAAGGGCCGTCCATTGGTCGACACCTTCATCACGGAAGTGTCGCAGGACACTTGGATATTCTTCCCCTGGGACACCGGGCTGAGCTTCCAGCCGCCGCTCAAGGACGGGGCGGGGTAA
- a CDS encoding methionine synthase: MLFPTTIAGSLPKPEWLAEPNKLWAPWKSTGAELLRAKRDATILALKLQEDSGIDIVTEGEQARQHFVHGFLEAVEGIDFAHKVEMGIRNDRYKAMVPQVVAPLRLKGRVHGFEGQIARAHSTHKIKFTLPGPMTIIDTIADRYYGDRVKMAFAFAELLNEEAKALQADGIDMIQFDEPAFNVYMSEAADWGVKALERAAQDLTCATAVHICYGYGIKANTDWKETLGAEWRQYEDIFPAIDASSIQQVAVECRNSKVPLELLSLLKGKIVQAGVIDVASDEVETAEDVCATIEAVMQHVPKSNIIATTNCGMAPMRREIAEAKLAALGAGAELARERFK, translated from the coding sequence ATGCTGTTTCCGACCACGATCGCCGGCTCGTTGCCGAAACCGGAATGGCTGGCCGAGCCCAACAAACTATGGGCGCCGTGGAAGTCGACGGGCGCGGAGCTGCTCCGCGCCAAGCGCGACGCCACCATCCTGGCGCTGAAGCTGCAGGAAGACTCAGGGATCGACATCGTCACCGAGGGCGAACAGGCGCGGCAGCATTTCGTCCACGGCTTCCTCGAAGCCGTCGAGGGCATCGACTTCGCCCACAAGGTCGAGATGGGCATCCGCAACGATCGCTACAAAGCGATGGTGCCTCAGGTGGTGGCGCCGCTGCGGCTGAAGGGCCGCGTTCACGGCTTTGAAGGCCAGATCGCGCGCGCGCATAGCACGCACAAGATCAAGTTCACCCTGCCCGGCCCGATGACGATCATCGACACCATCGCCGATCGCTACTACGGCGACCGCGTCAAGATGGCATTCGCCTTCGCCGAACTGCTCAACGAGGAAGCCAAGGCGCTGCAGGCCGACGGCATCGACATGATCCAGTTCGACGAGCCGGCCTTCAATGTCTACATGAGCGAGGCTGCCGACTGGGGCGTCAAGGCTCTGGAGCGTGCCGCGCAGGACCTGACCTGCGCCACCGCCGTCCACATCTGCTACGGCTACGGCATCAAGGCCAACACCGATTGGAAGGAAACACTCGGCGCCGAGTGGCGGCAATACGAGGACATCTTCCCGGCGATCGACGCCAGCTCGATCCAGCAGGTCGCGGTCGAATGCCGCAATTCGAAAGTGCCGCTGGAACTGTTATCGTTGCTGAAGGGCAAGATCGTCCAGGCCGGCGTCATCGATGTCGCCAGCGACGAGGTCGAGACGGCCGAAGACGTCTGCGCCACCATCGAAGCGGTGATGCAGCACGTGCCGAAGAGCAACATCATCGCCACCACCAACTGCGGCATGGCCCCGATGCGGCGGGAGATAGCCGAAGCGAAACTCGCTGCGCTTGGCGCCGGCGCAGAATTGGCGCGGGAGCGGTTTAAGTAG
- a CDS encoding glutathione binding-like protein: MIDLYYAPTPNGWKISIMLEECGLPYKVVPMQLGRGDQHQPEFLKLSPNGRMPAIVDHAPIGGGAPLSVFESGTILIYLAEKSGQLMPTETRERFEVMQWLMWQMAGLGPMLGQNGHFLLYAPEKIPYAIDRYSREAKRLYGVLDQRLADRDYIAGDYSIADIACFPWIMTHKAQGLTLDDYPNIKRWYAALRARPMLQAGLALGKEDKKPMDEQARKLLFGVDKPAHADAQAQSAQQQ, from the coding sequence ATGATCGATCTGTATTACGCGCCGACGCCGAACGGCTGGAAGATCTCGATCATGCTGGAAGAGTGCGGCCTGCCTTACAAGGTGGTGCCGATGCAGCTCGGCCGCGGCGATCAGCACCAGCCGGAATTCCTCAAGCTCAGCCCCAACGGACGAATGCCGGCGATTGTGGATCATGCGCCGATCGGCGGCGGCGCGCCGCTGTCGGTGTTCGAGAGTGGGACGATTCTGATCTATCTGGCGGAGAAATCCGGGCAGCTGATGCCGACCGAGACGCGGGAGCGGTTTGAGGTGATGCAGTGGCTGATGTGGCAGATGGCTGGGCTCGGGCCGATGCTCGGGCAGAACGGCCACTTCCTGCTGTATGCGCCGGAGAAGATTCCGTACGCGATCGACCGCTACAGCCGCGAAGCGAAGCGGCTCTACGGCGTGCTCGATCAGCGGCTGGCCGATCGCGACTATATCGCCGGCGACTACTCGATCGCCGACATCGCCTGCTTTCCCTGGATTATGACCCACAAGGCGCAGGGCTTGACGCTCGACGACTATCCGAACATCAAGCGCTGGTATGCGGCGCTTCGCGCTCGTCCGATGTTGCAGGCAGGTCTCGCCCTTGGCAAGGAAGACAAGAAGCCGATGGACGAACAGGCCCGCAAGCTGCTGTTCGGCGTCGACAAGCCGGCGCATGCCGATGCCCAGGCGCAGAGCGCGCAGCAGCAGTGA
- a CDS encoding 2-hydroxychromene-2-carboxylate isomerase: protein MLEFFFDCSSPWTYLAFHNIQPLAKEMGEEISWRPILVGGIFNSVNPSVYESRKTPVPLKAHYMKKDLADWARSSNLAIKMPPSVFPVNSVKAMRGCLWLLRDKPDAMVPFATAVFEAYWGDDQDISKDDVLSAICTKCGLDPQAFFAAIAEQSIKDQLKDNTDEVMARGGFGSPTIFVDKTDMYFGNDRLPLVREALARRKAGAA, encoded by the coding sequence ATGCTCGAGTTCTTCTTCGACTGCTCCAGTCCGTGGACGTATCTTGCCTTTCACAACATCCAGCCGCTGGCGAAGGAGATGGGCGAGGAGATTTCGTGGCGGCCGATCTTGGTCGGCGGCATCTTCAATTCGGTCAATCCGAGCGTGTATGAATCGCGCAAGACGCCGGTGCCGCTGAAGGCGCATTACATGAAGAAGGATTTGGCGGACTGGGCGCGATCGTCAAACTTGGCGATCAAGATGCCGCCCAGCGTGTTTCCGGTGAACAGCGTCAAGGCGATGCGTGGCTGTCTCTGGCTGTTGCGCGACAAGCCCGACGCGATGGTGCCGTTTGCGACCGCGGTGTTCGAAGCCTATTGGGGCGACGACCAGGACATCTCCAAGGACGACGTACTAAGCGCGATCTGCACCAAATGTGGCCTTGACCCGCAGGCATTCTTTGCCGCGATCGCGGAGCAGAGCATCAAGGATCAGCTCAAGGACAACACCGACGAGGTGATGGCGCGGGGCGGCTTCGGCTCGCCGACCATCTTTGTGGACAAAACCGACATGTATTTTGGTAACGATCGGCTGCCGTTGGTGCGCGAGGCGCTGGCGCGCCGCAAGGCGGGTGCCGCCTGA
- a CDS encoding NADPH:quinone oxidoreductase family protein: MPKAVVCRELGPPESLRLEEIERKALKPGDVRIAIRAAGINFPDILMCAGEYQLKPELPFIPGMEAAGEIIELGADVTSVKLGDRVIVKLRFGAYAEEVVAAALQLTPAPANFDFAEAATYLAGHGTAWHGLVERGQLQPGEVLLVHGAGGGVGLAAVEVGKYLGATVIAAASSEEKLAVARQRGADHGILYGAEPFKDAVKRITEGRGADVVFDPVGGQIFEDSVRCINWGARLLVVGFTGGIGLARTNLILMKGASVIGVRAGEAVRRDPARGEQRTAKLLELAAKGVLRPNVSHRLPLSQWAPAMRLLIDRKAIGRVALLP, from the coding sequence ATGCCGAAGGCTGTAGTATGCCGCGAACTCGGCCCTCCCGAGTCGCTGCGGCTGGAAGAGATTGAACGCAAGGCATTGAAGCCCGGCGACGTGCGGATCGCGATCCGCGCTGCCGGCATCAACTTCCCCGACATCCTGATGTGCGCCGGCGAGTATCAGCTCAAGCCGGAGCTGCCGTTCATTCCTGGAATGGAGGCGGCCGGTGAGATCATCGAACTCGGAGCTGATGTGACCAGCGTCAAGCTCGGCGATCGGGTGATCGTCAAGCTGCGGTTCGGCGCCTATGCCGAAGAGGTGGTGGCTGCGGCCTTGCAGCTCACGCCGGCGCCGGCGAATTTCGATTTTGCCGAAGCTGCGACTTATCTGGCCGGCCACGGCACCGCCTGGCACGGGCTGGTCGAGCGCGGCCAGCTGCAGCCCGGCGAAGTTCTACTGGTGCACGGCGCCGGCGGCGGCGTTGGGCTCGCGGCGGTCGAGGTCGGCAAGTATCTCGGCGCCACCGTGATAGCGGCGGCGTCGAGCGAAGAGAAGCTCGCGGTGGCGCGGCAGCGCGGAGCCGACCACGGCATCCTCTACGGCGCCGAGCCGTTCAAGGATGCGGTGAAGCGTATCACCGAGGGCCGCGGCGCCGACGTGGTGTTCGATCCGGTCGGCGGCCAGATCTTCGAAGACAGTGTGCGCTGTATCAATTGGGGCGCGCGGCTGCTGGTGGTCGGCTTTACCGGCGGCATCGGGCTCGCGCGCACCAACCTGATCCTGATGAAGGGCGCGAGCGTGATCGGCGTCCGTGCCGGCGAGGCGGTGCGGCGCGATCCAGCGCGCGGCGAGCAGCGCACCGCCAAGCTGCTCGAGCTCGCCGCCAAAGGCGTGCTTCGCCCCAACGTGTCGCATCGCTTGCCGCTGTCGCAATGGGCGCCGGCGATGCGTTTGCTGATCGACCGCAAGGCCATCGGCCGGGTCGCGCTGCTCCCGTAG
- a CDS encoding MaoC family dehydratase, with translation MSTELELDAYIKLVGTEIGVSEWHVLDQKRIDQFADCTEDWQYIHVDPERAARETPFGTTIAHGFLTLSMLSVFSYEAMPKIKGVTMGVNYGFDRLRFISPVKAGSRVRGRFMLAEATLRKPGELLSRTSVNVEIEGEKRSALVADWLGLIYFEQ, from the coding sequence ATGAGCACTGAACTGGAACTCGACGCCTATATCAAGCTCGTCGGCACCGAGATCGGCGTGTCGGAATGGCATGTGCTCGATCAGAAGCGGATCGATCAGTTCGCCGATTGCACCGAGGATTGGCAGTACATCCACGTCGATCCGGAGCGCGCCGCGCGCGAGACGCCGTTCGGCACCACGATCGCTCACGGCTTCCTGACGCTGTCGATGCTGAGCGTGTTCTCCTACGAGGCGATGCCGAAGATCAAGGGCGTCACCATGGGCGTCAACTACGGCTTCGACCGGCTGCGCTTCATCTCGCCGGTGAAGGCGGGATCGCGCGTGCGCGGCCGCTTCATGCTGGCGGAAGCCACTCTGCGCAAGCCGGGCGAATTGTTGTCGCGTACCAGCGTCAACGTCGAAATCGAGGGTGAGAAGCGCTCGGCCCTCGTGGCTGACTGGCTCGGCCTGATCTACTTCGAACAATAA
- a CDS encoding SDR family NAD(P)-dependent oxidoreductase produces the protein MAIRFDGRVAIVTGAGNGLGRAHALGLAALGAKVVVNDFGGARDGTGGSMTAAETVVEEIKKAGGTAMADGADVSNYEQVQEMVARATKEWGSVDLLVANAGILRDKSFGKMELSDFQKVIDVHLAGTFYCCKAVWDGMKERNYGRIVLTTSSSGMFGNFGQANYGAAKAGIVGLMNVLAQEGRKTDIRVNTVSPTAATRMTEELLPPQALQLMKPEAITPAVLFLLSDNAPTRTTLGAGAGSFAQIKIIETEGINLPESEWTPDAIAAHFAEISDDSKAQALEGAFQQTQKYVAQAAARLGIKM, from the coding sequence ATGGCTATCAGGTTCGACGGACGCGTCGCCATCGTCACCGGCGCGGGCAACGGTCTCGGCCGCGCGCATGCGCTGGGTCTCGCGGCGCTCGGCGCCAAGGTGGTGGTGAACGATTTCGGCGGCGCGCGTGACGGCACCGGCGGTTCGATGACCGCGGCCGAGACGGTGGTCGAAGAGATCAAGAAGGCCGGCGGCACTGCGATGGCCGACGGTGCCGACGTGTCGAACTACGAGCAGGTCCAGGAGATGGTCGCGAGGGCGACCAAGGAGTGGGGCAGCGTCGACCTGCTGGTCGCCAACGCCGGCATCCTGCGCGACAAGTCGTTCGGCAAGATGGAGCTGAGCGACTTCCAGAAGGTGATCGACGTGCATCTCGCCGGCACCTTCTACTGCTGCAAGGCGGTGTGGGACGGCATGAAGGAGCGCAACTACGGCCGCATCGTGCTGACCACCTCGTCGTCGGGCATGTTCGGCAATTTCGGCCAGGCCAACTACGGTGCTGCGAAGGCCGGCATCGTCGGGCTGATGAACGTGCTGGCGCAGGAAGGCCGCAAGACCGACATCCGCGTCAACACCGTGTCGCCGACCGCCGCGACCCGCATGACCGAAGAGCTGCTGCCGCCGCAGGCGCTGCAACTGATGAAGCCGGAGGCGATTACGCCCGCGGTGCTGTTCCTGCTGAGCGACAACGCGCCGACCCGCACCACGCTCGGCGCCGGTGCCGGCTCGTTCGCGCAGATCAAGATCATCGAGACCGAAGGCATCAACCTGCCGGAGTCCGAATGGACCCCCGACGCGATCGCCGCGCATTTCGCCGAGATCAGCGACGACTCCAAGGCCCAGGCGCTCGAAGGCGCGTTCCAGCAGACGCAGAAGTACGTGGCGCAGGCCGCCGCGCGCCTCGGCATCAAGATGTGA
- a CDS encoding NAD(P)/FAD-dependent oxidoreductase — MADILDIDAAVIGAGPAGLMAAEQLARGGLRVTVFDGMGAPARKLLLAGRGGLNLTHSEAKPDFLSRYGAAQARLAPAIEAFGPRQLRAWADELEQPTFVGSSGRVFPVAMKASPLLRAWLRRLDAQGVQLRLKHRWTGWDGEGRLLVDTPDGSRAIAARATVLALGGASWPRLGSDGSWRGLLAAKGITIAPLRPANCGFVAEWSALFADKYQGAPLKNVALSFGTRTVRGEAVITREGIEGGAIYAISALLRDAILADGDAKLSIALRPDLTADDLAARLAKPQGKQSLSTYLRKTAGLPPAGIGLLQEAAHASGRALATLPPDQLAALINAVPVRLVGTAPIEKAISTAGGIALDEIDANYMLHKLPGVFAAGEMLDWEAPTGGYLLTACFATGAEAGRGALRWLQRS; from the coding sequence GTGGCTGACATTCTCGACATCGACGCCGCCGTGATCGGCGCCGGCCCGGCTGGGCTGATGGCGGCCGAGCAGCTTGCGCGCGGCGGCCTGCGCGTCACCGTGTTCGACGGCATGGGCGCGCCGGCGCGGAAGCTTCTGCTGGCCGGCCGCGGCGGCCTCAATCTCACCCACAGCGAAGCCAAGCCGGACTTTCTGTCGCGCTATGGCGCGGCGCAGGCGCGGCTGGCCCCGGCGATCGAGGCGTTCGGGCCGCGGCAACTGCGTGCCTGGGCCGACGAACTGGAGCAGCCGACCTTTGTGGGCTCCAGCGGGCGGGTGTTTCCGGTCGCGATGAAGGCCTCGCCGCTGCTGCGCGCCTGGCTGCGCCGGCTGGATGCGCAGGGCGTGCAGCTTCGACTGAAGCATCGCTGGACCGGATGGGACGGCGAGGGAAGGCTGTTGGTCGACACGCCGGACGGATCGCGCGCCATCGCGGCGCGGGCGACGGTGCTGGCGCTCGGCGGCGCGAGCTGGCCGCGGCTCGGCTCGGATGGAAGCTGGCGCGGTTTGCTGGCTGCCAAGGGCATCACGATCGCGCCGCTGCGGCCGGCGAATTGCGGCTTCGTCGCAGAGTGGTCGGCGCTGTTCGCAGACAAGTATCAGGGCGCGCCGCTGAAGAATGTGGCGCTATCGTTCGGCACTCGCACCGTCCGCGGCGAGGCGGTGATCACCCGCGAAGGCATTGAAGGCGGCGCGATCTACGCGATCTCGGCACTGTTGCGCGACGCGATCCTGGCAGACGGCGATGCGAAGCTGTCGATCGCGCTTCGCCCCGATCTCACGGCAGATGATCTCGCTGCGCGATTAGCAAAGCCGCAGGGCAAGCAGTCGCTGTCGACGTATTTGCGCAAAACGGCGGGGTTGCCACCGGCCGGCATCGGCCTGCTGCAGGAAGCAGCCCATGCATCGGGCCGCGCGTTGGCGACGCTGCCGCCCGATCAGCTCGCCGCGCTGATCAATGCCGTGCCAGTGCGCCTGGTCGGCACCGCACCGATCGAGAAGGCGATCTCGACCGCGGGCGGCATCGCGCTCGACGAAATCGACGCGAACTACATGCTGCATAAGCTACCCGGCGTCTTCGCCGCCGGCGAGATGCTCGACTGGGAAGCTCCGACCGGCGGCTATCTGCTCACCGCCTGTTTCGCCACCGGCGCCGAAGCAGGGCGAGGCGCGCTGCGCTGGCTGCAGCGGAGCTGA
- a CDS encoding TetR/AcrR family transcriptional regulator — MTTASPLPHRPRGRRPAGAPSGRAALLTAATRAFAELGFERADLRSIAKAADVDTGLIRIHFGDKAALWLACLDAVTREAAPIMAVMTRLSAETDRPAYDRLREAIETFVAFGIAHPEVRQFVAQHAAEAPERAALLIDRLARPAYQSVRDLVQAGIDCGVVRTQHPALFFLLLSNSVHQPHSVPVLLNEIAPDIAPAEAPSLLARSIVATFLHSPTS, encoded by the coding sequence ATGACAACAGCTTCGCCCCTACCCCATCGTCCACGCGGCCGCCGCCCCGCCGGGGCGCCGAGCGGCCGCGCCGCCCTGCTCACCGCCGCGACCCGCGCCTTCGCCGAGCTCGGCTTCGAGCGCGCGGATCTGCGCAGCATCGCCAAGGCCGCTGATGTCGATACCGGGCTGATCCGGATTCATTTCGGCGACAAGGCCGCGCTGTGGCTCGCCTGCCTCGACGCCGTGACCCGGGAAGCCGCTCCGATCATGGCGGTGATGACCAGGCTCTCCGCCGAAACCGACCGCCCCGCCTATGACCGGCTGCGTGAAGCGATCGAGACCTTCGTGGCGTTCGGCATCGCCCATCCGGAAGTCCGGCAGTTCGTCGCGCAGCACGCCGCCGAAGCGCCGGAGCGCGCTGCGCTGCTGATCGATCGGCTCGCCCGTCCGGCTTATCAGTCGGTCCGCGACCTAGTTCAGGCCGGCATCGATTGCGGCGTGGTGCGGACACAGCATCCGGCGCTGTTCTTCCTGCTGCTCAGCAACTCGGTGCATCAGCCGCATTCGGTGCCGGTGCTGCTGAACGAGATCGCGCCGGACATCGCCCCCGCCGAAGCGCCGTCACTGCTGGCGCGCAGCATCGTCGCAACCTTTCTGCATTCCCCCACCTCGTGA